The sequence GACGTCGATGCCGCCGCGCTGCTGGTCTATCGCGCCGCCTGGACCAAGGATATGGGCGCGCCGCGTGTGACCCGCGAAGCGGCGCTGGCCAAGATGGTGGCGACCGAGAATGCCCAGAAGGTGGTGGACCGCGCGGTCCAGCTCCATGGCGGCCACGGCGTGCGCGTCGGCTGCAAGATGGAAGAACTCTACCGCGATGTCCGCGCATTGCGCATCTACGAGGGTGCAACCGAAATCCAGAAGATCGTGATCGCGCGTCAGGCGATCGCCGACCATGCCGCTCGCCGCTCCTCCGCGGCAGCGGCCGAATGACGACCATAAAACGCGCCGGAAACCGGCCGCCCCAACCTTCCACAGGAGTGCCGAATGGCCCGCTCAGCCCACACCGACACCTTCGCGGCGGACAATCTGCCACCGCGTGAGCTCTGGCCCGATTTCATCAATCTGGAGAAGCTCGGCTATCCCGAGCGGATGAACTGTGCAGTCGAGCTGATCGACAAGAACGTTGCGGAAGGCCGCGGCGACAAGCTGGCGCTTGTTTCCCCGACCGAGCGCTGGACCTACGGCGAACTCGCCGAAAAGGTGAACCGGATCGCCAATGTGCTGGTGGCCGATTTCGGCCTGCAGCCGGGCAACCGCGTGCTCCTGCGCTTTCCCAATACGCCGATGATGACGGCGGTCTACTTCGCGATCCTGAAGGCTGGCGGCATTGTCGTCGCCACCATGCCGCTGCTGCGCGCCAAGGAGCTGGCGGTCATCGTGGACAAGGCCGAGCTGTCGTTCGCCGTCTGCGACCATCGCCTTGCCGAAGAGATGGAGCTGACCCGCGGCCGCACCGACCGGCTGACGACGATCCTTTATGCCGGCAGCGGCGACGAAGGCTCGCTGGAGCGCCGCATGGAAGCCGCCTCGCCGGACTTCACGGCCTGCGACACTGCCTCGGATGATGTCTGCCTGCTCGGCTTCACCTCCGGCACGACCGGCGTCCCGAAGGCGACGATGCACTTCCACCGCGACATGCTGGCGATCTGCGACTGCTATTCGCGCGAAGTGCTGCGCCCGCAGGAAAGCGACGTGTTCATCGGCTCGCCGCCGCTCGCCTTCACCTTCGGCCTCGGCGGCCTGGTCCTGTTTCCCTTCCGCGTCGGCGCGACGGCCATCCTGCTGGAGCGGGCCGGCCCCGACGATCTGCTGAAGGCGATCCCGGAGATGCGTCCGACGGTGATGTTCACCGCACCGACCGCCTATCGCGCGATCCTTGCCAAGAAGGGCGATGCGGATCTTTCCTCCTTGCGCAAATGCGTGTCGGCCGGAGAGGCGCTCCCCAAGGCGACCTGGGACGACTGGCAGGCGGCGACCGGCATCCGCATTCTCGATGGCATCGGCGCGACTGAGATGCTGCACATCTTCATTGCCGCGCGCGAGGACGAGGTGCGCCCAGGAGCAACCGGCAAGCCCGTGCCCGGCTATGAGGCGAAAGTCATCGGTGCCGACGGCAAGGAGGTGTCGGACGGCATGCCCGGGCGGCTCGCCGTGCGCGGGCCTACCGGTTGCCGCTATCTCGCCGACGACCGCCAGACCGCCTATGTGATCGACGGCTGGAACGTGACGGGCGATACCTACATCCGCGATGCCGACGGCTACTTCTGGTACCAGGCCCGCTCCGACGACATGATCGTATCGGCAGGCTACAACATCGCCGGCCCGGAGGTGGAAGGCACGATGCTCGCCCACCCGGCAGTTGCCGAATGCGGTGTCGTGGGCGCCCCGGACCCGGATCGTGGCCGTATCGTCAAGGCCTATGTGGTGCTGAAGCCGGGCGTCACCGGTGATGCAGCCCTGGTCAAGACGCTGCAGGACTACATCAAGGCGGAGCTCGCTCCGTACAAGTATCCGCGCGCCATCGAATTCGTCACTGCGCTGCCGCGGACCGAAACCGGCAAGCTGCAGCGTTTCGCGCTGCGCGAGCTGGCGGCTGGAGAGGGCGAACCGCCGGCCGCAAGATCCGCCGCGTCGTGAACGCGAACAATTGAAGATCGGGACCTGGAAGACCCAATGAGCAAGACAGCCGACACCGCCGCCGCGATGCCTGCGCGTGCCTCCGTTCCTTCGCCGCTCGCGGCCCTGCAGCCGGAAGGTTGGCCGACCCCGAGAGGCTATGCCAACGGCATGGCCGGCGAGGGGCGGATGGTGCTGACCGGCGGCCAGATTGGCTGGACACCGGATGGCGTCTTCCCACCCGACTTCCTCGGCCAGATCCGCCAGACGCTTGAAAACGTCGTAGCGGTCGTGGGCGCGGCGGGCGGTGGTCCGGAGCACATCGCCCGGCTGACCTGGTACGTCACGGACATCGATGCCTACCGGGAATGCCTGAAGGAACTCGGCCCGGTCTACCGCGCGGTCATGGGTCGCAACTATCCGGCCATGGCCGTGGTGCAGGTGGTCGCGCTGGTAGAGCCGGAGGCGAAGGTCGAGATCGAGGGAACGGCGATCGTACCGGTGTGAGCGGCCCCGCCGTTCCGCAAGACCTCTTGATTGCATCGTACGGCAAGGGCAGGGTGGCCCTCCTTCGCCACCCTGCCGCCGGACGCACCTTGCGATGAATGTTCTCGACGCGCTCGACAGCCGCTATTCCTGCCGTGCCTTCCGCCCCGATCCGGTGCCGGAGGGTACCGTTCGGGAGATCCTTGTTGCCGCCGGACGCGCGCCGTCGGGCGGCAATCTTCAGCCCTGGCATATCCATGCGCTGACCGGTGCTCCCCTGGCCGAGCTTCTGGCCGACGTCGAGGCGACGATGCAGGAGATGCCGCGCGGCGAGACGCCGGAGTATCGCATCTATCCGGCGGACCTGAAGGAACCCTACGCTTCCCGCAGGTTCGGTGCAGGGGAAGCGCTCTATGCGGCGCTCGGCGTGTCCCGCGAGGACAAGGCGGGCCGCGGCCGCCAGTTCCGCCAGAATTTCCGCCTCTTCGGTGCACCTGTCGGTCTTTTCGTCTATCTCGACCGCTCGATGGGCCCGCCGCAATGGGCCGACTGCGGCATGTTCCTGCAGTCGGTGATGCTGGCCGCTCGCGCGCACGGGCTGCATACCTGTGCCCAGGAAGCCTGGGCACAGTGGCAC comes from Stappia sp. 28M-7 and encodes:
- a CDS encoding RidA family protein — its product is MSKTADTAAAMPARASVPSPLAALQPEGWPTPRGYANGMAGEGRMVLTGGQIGWTPDGVFPPDFLGQIRQTLENVVAVVGAAGGGPEHIARLTWYVTDIDAYRECLKELGPVYRAVMGRNYPAMAVVQVVALVEPEAKVEIEGTAIVPV
- a CDS encoding benzoate-CoA ligase family protein, with product MARSAHTDTFAADNLPPRELWPDFINLEKLGYPERMNCAVELIDKNVAEGRGDKLALVSPTERWTYGELAEKVNRIANVLVADFGLQPGNRVLLRFPNTPMMTAVYFAILKAGGIVVATMPLLRAKELAVIVDKAELSFAVCDHRLAEEMELTRGRTDRLTTILYAGSGDEGSLERRMEAASPDFTACDTASDDVCLLGFTSGTTGVPKATMHFHRDMLAICDCYSREVLRPQESDVFIGSPPLAFTFGLGGLVLFPFRVGATAILLERAGPDDLLKAIPEMRPTVMFTAPTAYRAILAKKGDADLSSLRKCVSAGEALPKATWDDWQAATGIRILDGIGATEMLHIFIAAREDEVRPGATGKPVPGYEAKVIGADGKEVSDGMPGRLAVRGPTGCRYLADDRQTAYVIDGWNVTGDTYIRDADGYFWYQARSDDMIVSAGYNIAGPEVEGTMLAHPAVAECGVVGAPDPDRGRIVKAYVVLKPGVTGDAALVKTLQDYIKAELAPYKYPRAIEFVTALPRTETGKLQRFALRELAAGEGEPPAARSAAS
- a CDS encoding nitroreductase, which codes for MNVLDALDSRYSCRAFRPDPVPEGTVREILVAAGRAPSGGNLQPWHIHALTGAPLAELLADVEATMQEMPRGETPEYRIYPADLKEPYASRRFGAGEALYAALGVSREDKAGRGRQFRQNFRLFGAPVGLFVYLDRSMGPPQWADCGMFLQSVMLAARAHGLHTCAQEAWAQWHGLLARHLRPDPEHMLFCAIALGHADADAPVNRWRSERVPLYDIASFRGF